A section of the Citrus sinensis cultivar Valencia sweet orange chromosome 8, DVS_A1.0, whole genome shotgun sequence genome encodes:
- the LOC102623022 gene encoding phenylcoumaran benzylic ether reductase Pyrc5 isoform X1, whose protein sequence is MASKSKILFIGGTGYIGKFIVEASAKAGHPTFVLVRESTLSDPSKSQLLDHFKKLGVNLVIGDVLNHESLVKAIKQVDVVISTVGHTLLGDQVKIIAAIKEAGNIKRFFPSEFGNDVDRVHAVEPAKSAFATKAKIRRAVEAEGIPYTYVASNFFAAYFLPNLSQPGATAPPRDKVVILGDGNPKAVYNKEDDIGTYTIKAVDDPRTLNKILYIKPPGNIYSFNDLVSLWERKIGKTLQRVYVPEEQVLKNIQEAAPPVNVILSIQHSAFVKGDQTNFQIEPSFGVEASQLYPDVKYTTVDEYLSQFV, encoded by the exons ATGGCGTCGAAAAGCAAGATTCTATTCATCGGCGGTACAGGGTACATCGGCAAATTCATCGTCGAAGCGAGCGCGAAAGCCGGCCACCCGACGTTCGTGCTCGTGAGAGAATCCACACTCTCCGATCCTTCCAAATCTCAGCTCCTCGATCACTTCAAAAAACTCGGCGTCAATCTCGTCATC GGAGATGTGTTGAATCACGAGAGCTTGGTGAAGGCGATAAAACAAGTGGACGTGGTGATATCAACGGTCGGTCACACTTTATTAGGTGATCAGGTCAAGATTATTGCGGCCATTAAAGAAGCTGGTAACATTAAG AGATTCTTCCCTTCAGAATTTGGGAATGATGTTGATCGAGTCCATGCCGTTGAGCCAGCAAAATCAGCATTTGCCACAAAGGCAAAAATCCGCCGAGCCGTTGAGGCTGAAGGGATTCCGTATACTTATGTAGCGTCGAATTTCTTTGCTGCTTACTTCCTTCCCAATTTGTCGCAGCCCGGGGCCACTGCCCCACCTAGGGATAAAGTTGTCATCTTAGGCGATGGAAATCCAAAAG CTGTTTATAACAAGGAAGATGATATTGGAACCTATACTATCAAAGCGGTTGATGATCCCAGAACCTTGAACAAAATCCTTTACATTAAACCCCCTGGTAATATTTACTCATTCAATGATCTTGTGTCCTTGTGGGAGAGAAAGATTGGCAAAACCCTCCAAAGGGTGTACGTTCCGGAGGAGCAAGTCCTAAAGAATATTCAAG AAGCTGCACCTCCAGTCAATGTGATATTATCAATTCAGCACTCTGCTTTCGTGAAGGGAGATCAAACCAACTTCCAGATTGAACCATCGTTTGGAGTTGAAGCCTCGCAGCTCTATCCTGATGTCAAGTACACTACAGTTGATGAGTATCTCAGTCAGTTTGTGTAA
- the LOC102623022 gene encoding phenylcoumaran benzylic ether reductase Pyrc5 isoform X2, with the protein MASKSKILFIGGTGYIGKFIVEASAKAGHPTFVLVRESTLSDPSKSQLLDHFKKLGVNLVIGDVLNHESLVKAIKQVDVVISTVGHTLLGDQVKIIAAIKEAGNIKRFFPSEFGNDVDRVHAVEPAKSAFATKAKIRRAVEAEGIPYTYVASNFFAAYFLPNLSQPGATAPPRDKVVILGDGNPKAVYNKEDDIGTYTIKAVDDPRTLNKILYIKPPGNIYSFNDLVSLWERKIGKTLQRVYVPEEQVLKNIQEAAPPVNVILSIQHSAFVKGDQTNFQIEPSFGVEASQLYPDVKYTTVDEYLSQFV; encoded by the exons ATGGCGTCGAAAAGCAAGATTCTATTCATCGGCGGTACAGGGTACATCGGCAAATTCATCGTCGAAGCGAGCGCGAAAGCCGGCCACCCGACGTTCGTGCTCGTGAGAGAATCCACACTCTCCGATCCTTCCAAATCTCAGCTCCTCGATCACTTCAAAAAACTCGGCGTCAATCTCGTCATC GGAGATGTGTTGAATCACGAGAGCTTGGTGAAGGCGATAAAACAAGTGGACGTGGTGATATCAACGGTCGGTCACACTTTATTAGGTGATCAGGTCAAGATTATTGCGGCCATTAAAGAAGCTGGTAACATTAAG AGATTCTTCCCTTCAGAATTTGGGAATGATGTTGATCGAGTCCATGCCGTTGAGCCAGCAAAATCAGCATTTGCCACAAAGGCAAAAATCCGCCGAGCCGTTGAGGCTGAAGGGATTCCGTATACTTATGTAGCGTCGAATTTCTTTGCTGCTTACTTCCTTCCCAATTTGTCGCAGCCCGGGGCCACTGCCCCACCTAGGGATAAAGTTGTCATCTTAGGCGATGGAAATCCAAAAG CTGTTTATAACAAGGAAGATGATATTGGAACCTATACTATCAAAGCGGTTGATGATCCCAGAACCTTGAACAAAATCCTTTACATTAAACCCCCTGGTAATATTTACTCATTCAATGATCTTGTGTCCTTGTGGGAGAGAAAGATTGGCAAAACCCTCCAAAGGGTGTACGTTCCGGAGGAGCAAGTCCTAAAGAATATTCAAG AAGCTGCACCTCCAGTCAATGTGATATTATCAATTCAGCACTCTGCTTTCGTGAAGGGAGATCAAACCAACTTCCAGATTGAACCATCGTTTGGAGTTGAAGCCTCGCAGCTTTATCCTGATGTCAAGTACACTACAGTTGATGAGTATCTCAGTCAGTTTGTGTAA
- the LOC102623022 gene encoding phenylcoumaran benzylic ether reductase Pyrc5 isoform X4 gives MASKSKILFIGGTGYIGKFIVEASAKAGHPTFVLVRESTLSDPSKSQLLDHFKKLGVNLVIGDVLNHESLVKAIKQVDVVISTVGHTLLGDQVKIIAAIKEAGNIKRFFPSEFGNDVDRVHAVEPAKSAFATKAKIRRAVEAEGIPYTYVASNFFAAYFLPNLSQPGATAPPRDKVVILGDGNPKAVYNKEDDIGTYTIKAVDDPRTLNKILYIKPPGNIYSFNDLVSLWERKIGKTLQRVYVPEKQVLKNIQG, from the exons ATGGCGTCGAAAAGCAAGATTCTATTCATCGGCGGTACAGGGTACATCGGCAAATTCATCGTCGAAGCGAGCGCGAAAGCCGGCCACCCGACGTTCGTGCTCGTGAGAGAATCCACACTCTCCGATCCTTCCAAATCTCAGCTCCTCGATCACTTCAAAAAACTCGGCGTCAATCTCGTCATC GGAGATGTGTTGAATCACGAGAGCTTGGTGAAGGCGATAAAACAAGTGGACGTGGTGATATCAACGGTCGGTCACACTTTATTAGGTGATCAGGTCAAGATTATTGCGGCCATTAAAGAAGCTGGTAACATTAAG AGATTCTTCCCTTCAGAATTTGGGAATGATGTTGATCGAGTCCATGCCGTTGAGCCAGCAAAATCAGCATTTGCCACAAAGGCAAAAATCCGCCGAGCCGTTGAGGCTGAAGGGATTCCGTATACTTATGTAGCGTCGAATTTCTTTGCTGCTTACTTCCTTCCCAATTTGTCGCAGCCCGGGGCCACTGCCCCACCTAGGGATAAAGTTGTCATCTTAGGCGATGGAAATCCAAAAG CTGTTTATAACAAGGAAGATGATATTGGAACCTATACTATCAAAGCGGTTGATGATCCCAGAACCTTGAACAAAATCCTTTATATTAAACCCCCTGGTAATATTTACTCATTCAATGATCTTGTGTCCTTGTGGGAGAGAAAGATTGGCAAAACCCTCCAAAGGGTGTACGTTCCGGAGAAGCAAGTCCTAAAGAATATTCAAGGTTAG
- the LOC102623022 gene encoding phenylcoumaran benzylic ether reductase Pyrc5 isoform X3 encodes MASKSKILFIGGTGYIGKFIVEASAKAGHPTFVLVRESTLSDPSKSQLLDHFKKLGVNLVIGDVLNHESLVKAIKQVDVVISTVGHTLLGDQVKIIAAIKEAGNIKRFFPSEFGNDVDRVHAVEPAKSAFATKAKIRRAVEAEGIPYTYVASNFFAAYFLPNLSQPGATAPPRDKVVILGDGNPKAVYNKEDDIGTYTIKAVDDPRTLNKILYIKPPGNIYSFNDLVSLWERKIGKTLQRVYVPEKQVLKNIQEAAPPVNVILSIQHSAFVKGDQTNFQIEPSFGVEASQLYPDVKYTTVDEYLSQFV; translated from the exons ATGGCGTCGAAAAGCAAGATTCTATTCATCGGCGGTACAGGGTACATCGGCAAATTCATCGTCGAAGCGAGCGCGAAAGCCGGCCACCCGACGTTCGTGCTCGTGAGAGAATCCACACTCTCCGATCCTTCCAAATCTCAGCTCCTCGATCACTTCAAAAAACTCGGCGTCAATCTCGTCATC GGAGATGTGTTGAATCACGAGAGCTTGGTGAAGGCGATAAAACAAGTGGACGTGGTGATATCAACGGTCGGTCACACTTTATTAGGTGATCAGGTCAAGATTATTGCGGCCATTAAAGAAGCTGGTAACATTAAG AGATTCTTCCCTTCAGAATTTGGGAATGATGTTGATCGAGTCCATGCCGTTGAGCCAGCAAAATCAGCATTTGCCACAAAGGCAAAAATCCGCCGAGCCGTTGAGGCTGAAGGGATTCCGTATACTTATGTAGCGTCGAATTTCTTTGCTGCTTACTTCCTTCCCAATTTGTCGCAGCCCGGGGCCACTGCCCCACCTAGGGATAAAGTTGTCATCTTAGGCGATGGAAATCCAAAAG CTGTTTATAACAAGGAAGATGATATTGGAACCTATACTATCAAAGCGGTTGATGATCCCAGAACCTTGAACAAAATCCTTTATATTAAACCCCCTGGTAATATTTACTCATTCAATGATCTTGTGTCCTTGTGGGAGAGAAAGATTGGCAAAACCCTCCAAAGGGTGTACGTTCCGGAGAAGCAAGTCCTAAAGAATATTCAAG AAGCTGCACCTCCAGTCAATGTGATATTATCAATTCAGCACTCTGCTTTCGTGAAGGGAGATCAAACCAACTTCCAGATTGAACCATCGTTTGGAGTTGAAGCCTCGCAGCTTTATCCTGATGTCAAGTACACTACAGTTGATGAGTATCTCAGTCAGTTTGTGTAA
- the LOC112498911 gene encoding uncharacterized protein LOC112498911, with amino-acid sequence MEIRTEVLPKAFTMPQIQQYSGTSDPVKHAELYRDQMMIKGVGDNAICRMFPHTLTEPAKSWFRLLKAGSVSSLDQLLKDFVHEFGYASAQDIKSSKLTFIKQGDSESLAKYITRFHQEVLCTGTFGHQHTLTHFEKNLRLGKFWRSFKKHRPLSYEEARSRALQQIEMDEKCNLKWEEDRVEVVRNKEKPKRAEVPHVPSRAPWVHSPPRPTPRGRGLNIPGVPRDFVYDMREARKFSEKDKGKQVANPNPEAEVPQGSKKGVYV; translated from the exons ATGGAGATTCGGACAGAGGTTCTCCCGAAAGCGTTCACCATGCCTCAAATACAACAATACTCGGGTACCTCGGATCCCGTGAAACATGCTGAGTTGTATCGTGACCAGATGATGATTAAAGGAGTGGGCGACAATGCTATATGCCGGATGTTCCCGCATACCCTCACCGAACCAGCCAAATCATGGTTCCGATTGTTGAAGGCAGGTAGTGTATCCTCCTTAGACCAGCTCCTAAAAGATTTTGTTCATGAGTTTGGTTATGCATCCGCCCAAGATATAAAATCCTCCAAGCTTACTTTCATCAAGCAAGGGGATTCAGAGTCTTTAGCCAAGTACATAACCCGCTTCCACCAAGAGGTGTTGTGTACCGGTACATTTGGTCACCAACATACTCTCActcattttgaaaagaatttgcGTTTGGGGAAGTTCTGGCGGTCATTTAAAAAACACCGCCCTCTTTCATATGAGGAAGCTCGTTCTCGAGCCTTGCAACAAATAGAAATGGATGAGAAGTGTAACTTAAAGTGGGAGGAAGACAGAGTAGAAGTTGTGAGAAACAAGGAGAAACCCAAGAGAGCCGAGGTACCTCATGTACCCTCTCGAGCACCCTGGGTACACAGCCCACCTCGTCCAACCCCACGTGGGAGAGGACTGAATATTCCTGGTGTACCCCGG GATTTTGTGTATGATATGCGTGAGGCAAGGAAGTTCTCGGAAAAAGATAAGGGTAAACAAGTTGCTAACCCTAATCCCGAAGCTGAGGTACCCCAAGGGTCTAAGAAAGGCGTGTATGTTTGA
- the LOC127899053 gene encoding uncharacterized protein LOC127899053 yields the protein MRPDPLLKKGYRYGWFLTEGEWGRSIPAGNEIVQVWNFFNEDNITWTKGTCLVHEVGRKVSGVIEKFQFLQSEGDVLSTTRLVRAGLIEESFPSSSGGDSCMGPFAEDFDAFFSRMSGSSFDTLGTSAKGDRPPVIPGGKGKLPVSFLGGSRGTLAAHKRKFDSLFTALGDLMEGELDPVANKQISHLTNYFFHFSESISTDMAMKVDKLDLSERYSRALKVCHDAAFYLSHGLRDLSGISVTQTEVERLRCEVRLG from the exons ATGAGACCAGACCCCTTGTTGAAAAAGGGCTACAGATATGGGTGGTTTTTAACTGAGGGCGAGTGGGGGAGGAGCATTCCAGCGGGGAATGAAATTGTGCAAGTTTGGAACTTCTTCAATGAAGATA ACATCACTTGGACCAAGGGAACATGCCTAGTTCATGAAGTGGGGAGGAAAGTGAGTGGTGTTATAGAGAAGTTCCAGTTTTTGCAGAGTGAGGGTGATGTTCTGAGCACTACCCGACTGGTAAGAGCTGGTCTGATTGAGGAGAGTTTTCCGTCTTCTTCGGGGGGTGATTCAT GCATGGGCCCTTTTGCTGAAGATTTTGACGCCTTCTTCAGTCGCATGAGCGGCAGCTCCTTCGATACCTTGGGTACCTCCGCAAAAGGTGACCGACCTCCCGTCATTCCAGGCGGCAAGGGCAAATTGCCCGTCTCCTTTCTGGGGGGTTCTCGGGGTACCCTGGCTGCCCATAAAAGGAAGTTTGACTCCCTTTTCACTGCTCTTGGAGACCTTATGGAAGGTGAGCTGGATCCGGTGGCTAACAAACAGATATCTCACCTGACCAattacttctttcatttctccGAGAGTATTTCCACAGACATGGCGATGAAGGTGGATAAATTGGACTTAAGTGAGCGCTATAGCCGAGCGCTCAAGGTTTGTCATGAT GCGGCTTTCTACCTTAGCCACGGTCTCCGAGACCTTAGTGGCATCTCGGTTACACAGACCGAGGTAGAAAGGCTGCGATGTGAGGTTAGGCTCGGCTAG
- the LOC102623301 gene encoding probable pinoresinol-lariciresinol reductase 3: MEKKSKVLIIGATGRLGYHLAKFSTEYCHPTFALIRDSSFNDPNKQQKLQSLSIAGVTFLKGSLEDEGSLMEAVKQVDVVICSIPSKQVLDQKLLIRVIKEAGCIKRFIPSEFGADPDKSQISDLDNNFYSRKSEIRRLIEAGGIPYTYICCNLFMSYLLPSLVQPGLKTPPRDKVTIFGDGNTKGVFVNSVDVAAFTISALDDPRTLNKVLYLRPPGNVCCMNELVEAWESKIGKKLEKINVSEEELLKKIKDTPYPENLEMVFIYSTFLKGDHTYFDIEPSSGVEGTQLYPHLKYTTISEHLDNLL, from the exons ATGGAGAAGAAGAGCAAAGTGTTAATAATAGGAGCCACAGGAAGATTGGGTTACCATTTGGCCAAGTTTAGCACTGAATATTGTCACCCAACTTTTGCCCTCATTAGAGATTCATCTTTCAATGACCCTAACAAACAGCAGAAGCTTCAGTCTCTCTCCATTGCTGGTGTCACCTTCCTCAAG ggatCATTGGAGGATGAGGGGAGTCTAATGGAAGCAGTGAAGCAAGTTGACGTGGTGATATGTTCAATCCCATCTAAACAAGTTCTTGATCAGAAGCTTCTCATTAGAGTTATCAAAGAAGCAGGCTGTATCAAG AGGTTCATTCCATCAGAGTTCGGGGCTGATCCAGACAAATCTCAGATATCTGACTTGGACAACAACTTCTATTCACGGAAATCTGAGATTCGACGTCTCATAGAAGCTGGAGGCATTCCCTACACTTACATTTGCTGCAACCTCTTCATGAGCTATTTACTCCCATCTCTTGTCCAACCAGGCCTAAAGACTCCTCCAAGGGACAAGGTCACAATATTTGGAGATGGAAATACTAAAG GTGTCTTTGTGAACAGCGTTGATGTTGCTGCTTTCACGATTAGTGCATTGGATGATCCACGTACATTGAATAAGGTGTTGTACCTCAGGCCCCCAGGAAATGTTTGCTGCATGAATGAGCTTGTTGAAGCTTGGGAGAGTAAGATAGGGAAGAAGCTTGAGAAGATTAATGTGTCAGAAGAGGAACTtctgaagaaaattaaag ATACCCCGTATCCAGAGAACTTGGAGATGGTTTTCATATATTCTACCTTTTTAAAGGGAGATCACACATACTTTGATATTGAGCCTTCCAGTGGAGTGGAGGGAACACAACTCTATCCACACTTGAAATACACTACAATTAGCGAGCATTTAGACAACCTCTTGTAA